The following nucleotide sequence is from Vicingaceae bacterium.
CATTGATAAATTTTTCATTGCAATAAAAAGGTAACAGAATTAACCATTTGATGAACAGTTTCATTTCAAAATTTACGCTTCCACGATACAGTAAGCAAATGCTCGCCCAATGGTTGTTGTGGATTATTATTTTTTTCATTGGGCGGCTGTTTTTTTATCTTACAGGATTTCATTTTTTTCAAGAAACCGGTTATAGAGAAATTTTACAGGCGTTTATAAAGGGATTTAAACTTGATTTGGCTGCAGCTGCCTATTTCAGCATAATTCCTTGGCTCATTTTCTTTATTTATCAATGGCTACCCAATGAATTATGGATTAAAGCAGTTACTTTATGGAATTTTGTGGTATTTTCGCTTTATGCCGTTTTGATCACTGCTGAAATTCCTCTTTATAAAGAATGGCAAACTAAAGCCAACTACAAAGCAATTACTTATCTCGACAGATTGGGAGAAGGCATTTCATCACTAACGACTCTCCATACAATTGTTTTGATTTTGTTTTGCTTAGCACTTATCGTTTTTTTTTATTACTTGCAACATAAACTCCTGCGACAAAAAAAGACCGGCACAAAAAAAACTAAATGGACCGTCATTGCAGAATGGGTGCTGTGGTTGATCTTAATCCCTATAACCGGGCGTGGAGGTTTGCAACAAATACCATTACAGGTAAGCGATGCGTTTTTTTCAAAAAACATGCATATCAATTACCTCGCCGTAAATTCATTTTGGCATCTTGGCAGCAGCATCCTCGAAAATATGGAAATTTCAGGAAAAAATCCATATACATACCTCCCTCCCGGCAAAGCCCATACTATTGTAAGTGAATTATATAAGAACAAAGGACAATCGCCGGATATATTAAACACTCATCAACCCAACATAGTGTTAATCATCCTGGAAGGATGGTCGGCAGATTTAATCGAACCTTTGGGCGGATATCCCGGCGTTACTCCCAATTTTAACCGACTGGCAAAAGAAGGCATATTATTCTATAAATGCTATGCTTCCGGAGACCGTTCGGATCAAGGAATAACTGCCATTTTAAGCGGCTTTCCTGCCCAACCGGTTACTTCCATCATATCTCAACCATCTAAATACCATGGTTTGCCGGATTTTTTAAAATCACTGAAAAAAAAGAATTATTATGGTTCTTTCATGTTTGGTGGCCAATTAAGTTATGGCAATATAAAAAGTTATCTTTACTCCGTACCATGGGATACAATACTTGACATAGAAAGTTTTCCTGCAGAATGGGCTACTTCCAAATTGGGCATTCCGGACGAGATTATGTTCAGAGAATTTTTACATCATACCGGCCAACTCCCCCAACCCTTTGTATCGGCTTTTTTCAATTTGTCATCACATGCGCCTTACGACATACCGCGTCCTTACATTCATCATTGGGGCACAAACGAAGATGGATATGTCAATGGTGTGTGGTATGCCGATAGTTGTTTGGGAGAATTTTTTAAAGCTGCAAAGCAACAAAAATGGTATGATCAAACATTGTTTGTGATCGTATCGGACCATGGGCATAACTCTCCCAAAAACCACCCTTTTGTTGTGCCGGAATACAGAAAAATACCCTTTTTAATATACGGACCGACAATTAAAAGTGACTGGCAAGGCAAGATGATTTTTAAAACCGTTTCACAAACCGATGTTGCTTTCACCATATTAAACCAACTGGGATTGAAAGACACTTCCTTTAAATGGAGCAGAGATGTTTTAGACACTATCAACCCGGGATTTGCATTTTATACATTCCCTTCAGGATTTGGTTGGGTAGAAGACAGTGGGTATGTTGTTTATGACCATGTTTTACAAAAAATCACATATAACCATGCCAAAGATTCTGCACATTTAAATGAAATGACGTTGAAGGGCAAGGCATATTTGCAAACCTTATTTGACACTTACCTAAGCTATTGATCGTTTGATTTTGCCATCATTTACAAAGGGCTAATGAAATAGCGAAAATAAATATTGGTAGAAACAAACATGATATATAGCCATTTACACTATTTTTACCTCAAAATTTTAAACCGGATTTTTTATGGTAAAAAAAATCACCGAACAAGATTCGCTCTATGACAATCTTGAGAACATGCCCGTAATTGAGATACTGGAAAACATCAACAAGGAGGATCAAAAAGTTGCCATTTGCGTGGCAGAAGCCATTCCGGCCATTGAAAAATTGATTCAGGCGGCATATCAAAAAATGTTTCAAGGGGGAAGGCTGTTTTACATTGGCGCAGGCACGAGCGGACGTTTGGGAGTGCTGGATGCTGCCGAATGTCCACCAACCTATGGTGTTGATTACAATACCGTAATTGGTATCATTGCAGGTGGAGACCAAGCATTAAGAAGAGCTGTTGAAAATGCCGAAGATGACACCATGCAAGGATGGATCGATTTGCAAGCATACAATATAAACACAAAAGATTTTGTGATAGGTTTAAGTGCGTCCGGTACAACACCTTATGTAACAGGCACATTGGAACAATGCCGCAAAAACAACATCACTACAGGATGCATCACTTGCAACCTAGAAACACCTCTTGCACGATTGGCTGACTATCCGGTAGAAGTGATAGTTGGTCCTGAATTTGTAACCGGTTCTACCAGAATGAAAGCCGGCACAGCACAAAAACTGGTTTTAAACATGATTTCCACTACATTAATGATAAAATTAGGACATGTCAAAGGCAATAAAATGATCGACATGAAGATATCCAATACCAAACTCAAAAATAGAGGCATTGGCATCATCATGCGAGAATTGAATGTTGATGAGAAAGAAGCACAAAAATTATTGGAAAAATATGGTTCGGTTCGGAAAGTTTTAATTAACAAAAAATAATTTGTAAAATGCCACCTATTTACTTAATTTTGAAAAATATTTAAAAACATAAATTTTTTTTCTATGAAAACAGTTCAAAACGGAAACACAGTTCAAGTTCATTATGTCGGAATGCTCAGCGATGGCGAAGTATTCGACACTTCAGAAGGAATGGAACCGCTGCAATTTGTAGTTGGTGAAAATGCTCTGATTGAAGGTTTTGAAGAAGCCGTTATCGGTATGAAAGAAGGCGAAACCAAAACGGTTACAATTCCCAGCGATAAAGCCTACGGCCCTGTCATCGAAGAGTTGATTATTGAAGTGCCAAGAGCTCAATTGCCGCAAGGCGATATTGAAATCGGTTCAATGTTAAGCACAACCGGTTCGGATGGTGAAGAGATGATTTTTACCGTTACCCGCATAGACGAACAATCTGCCACTTTGGATATGAATCATCCTTTGGCCGGTAAAGATCTTACCTTCAAAATTACCATGGTAAAAATATTGGATTAATAACAAAAAGTTCTTGTCTATTCAAGCCGTTCTGTTGAGGAACGGCTTTTTTATTTATTAAAATCCGGGAATCATTCCTGTCGAAGTTGTGTATAATGAAAATTTGCATTTTTTATTAGTCCTGCTTCGTTGACCACGTTATCATTTAACAGTTAAATGTTAATTTTACGGCTCAAATAAAATCATGCAAACTGCAGAAAAAATAACCGTGAAAAATACAACCGGATTAATCCAAATTATTGGCGCACGTCAACACAATTTGAAAAATATTTCTGTGTCGATACCTGAAAACAAATTGACTGTTATCACAGGTGTATCGGG
It contains:
- the murQ gene encoding N-acetylmuramic acid 6-phosphate etherase codes for the protein MVKKITEQDSLYDNLENMPVIEILENINKEDQKVAICVAEAIPAIEKLIQAAYQKMFQGGRLFYIGAGTSGRLGVLDAAECPPTYGVDYNTVIGIIAGGDQALRRAVENAEDDTMQGWIDLQAYNINTKDFVIGLSASGTTPYVTGTLEQCRKNNITTGCITCNLETPLARLADYPVEVIVGPEFVTGSTRMKAGTAQKLVLNMISTTLMIKLGHVKGNKMIDMKISNTKLKNRGIGIIMRELNVDEKEAQKLLEKYGSVRKVLINKK
- a CDS encoding sulfatase; translated protein: MLAQWLLWIIIFFIGRLFFYLTGFHFFQETGYREILQAFIKGFKLDLAAAAYFSIIPWLIFFIYQWLPNELWIKAVTLWNFVVFSLYAVLITAEIPLYKEWQTKANYKAITYLDRLGEGISSLTTLHTIVLILFCLALIVFFYYLQHKLLRQKKTGTKKTKWTVIAEWVLWLILIPITGRGGLQQIPLQVSDAFFSKNMHINYLAVNSFWHLGSSILENMEISGKNPYTYLPPGKAHTIVSELYKNKGQSPDILNTHQPNIVLIILEGWSADLIEPLGGYPGVTPNFNRLAKEGILFYKCYASGDRSDQGITAILSGFPAQPVTSIISQPSKYHGLPDFLKSLKKKNYYGSFMFGGQLSYGNIKSYLYSVPWDTILDIESFPAEWATSKLGIPDEIMFREFLHHTGQLPQPFVSAFFNLSSHAPYDIPRPYIHHWGTNEDGYVNGVWYADSCLGEFFKAAKQQKWYDQTLFVIVSDHGHNSPKNHPFVVPEYRKIPFLIYGPTIKSDWQGKMIFKTVSQTDVAFTILNQLGLKDTSFKWSRDVLDTINPGFAFYTFPSGFGWVEDSGYVVYDHVLQKITYNHAKDSAHLNEMTLKGKAYLQTLFDTYLSY
- a CDS encoding peptidyl-prolyl cis-trans isomerase, with the protein product MKTVQNGNTVQVHYVGMLSDGEVFDTSEGMEPLQFVVGENALIEGFEEAVIGMKEGETKTVTIPSDKAYGPVIEELIIEVPRAQLPQGDIEIGSMLSTTGSDGEEMIFTVTRIDEQSATLDMNHPLAGKDLTFKITMVKILD